The following proteins are co-located in the Pararge aegeria chromosome 3, ilParAegt1.1, whole genome shotgun sequence genome:
- the LOC120636978 gene encoding neural-cadherin-like produces the protein MANSPDVGLLAASLLRLIIVTKFIRIGIADKNDNPPYFDKELYEAEVDENEDIQHTVLTVTAKDHDESSRIRYEITSGNIGGAFAVKNMTGAIYVAGALDYETRKRYELKLAASDNLKENYTTVVIHVKDVNDNPPVFERPTYRTQITEEDDRNLPKRVLQYELTLVASDGRNENSTRVVVHVLDINDLPPRFTRSAYITQALEETGPYPHFLIQVTATDGDKDRQQNIVYFLTGQGIDPDNPSNSKFDINRTTGEIFVLKPLDRDQPNGRPQWRFTVFAQDEGGEGLVGYADVQVNLKDINDNSPIFPQGVYFGNVTENGTAGMVVMTMTAIDYDDPAESNNAKLWYSIEKNVIEEETGSPIFEIEPETGVIKTAVCCLDRERTPDYSIQIVASDGGGLKGTGTASIRVKDINDMPPQFTKDEWFTEVDETDGNNLPEMPILTVTVHDEDETNKFQYKVIENSGYGADKFTMVRNNDGTGSLKIVQPLDYEDQLQSNGFRFRIQVNDKGEDNDNDKYHVAYSWVVVKLRDINDNKPQFERANIEVSVYENAEVGKSLETFKATDPDQGGKSKVSYAIDRSSDRKRQFSINQEGTVSIQRSLDREDTPRHQVKILAIDDGVPPRTATATLTVIVQDINDNAPTFLKDYRPVLTEHITPKKVAEILATDDDDRSKSNGPPFQFRLDPGADDIIRASFKVEQDQKGANGDGMAIVSSLRSFDREQQKEYLIPIIIKDHGNPAMTGTSTLTVVIGDVNDNKMQPGSKEILIYNYQGQAPDTEIGRVYVYDLDDWDLPDKKFFWETTEHPNFTLNEETGMIQMKHKTREGRYHLKFKVYDRKHTQTDVPANVTVYVKEISHEAIINSGSIRISGISDEDFIRVWNYKTLSVSRSKLDIFKDKLADLLNTERENIDIFSVQLRKKHPPIADIRFSAHGAHYYKPIRLNGIVLMHREEIERAVGINITMVGIDECLHENQMCEGSCTNVLDISNLPYMVNSNKTALVGVRVDVIAECTCGARNFTQAETCRNSPCYNGGRCIEGKYGLTCSCPPGYTGPRCQQTSRSFKGTGWAWYPSLEMCDSSHLSFEFITRKSEGVLLYNGPIVPPEPEEIVVSDFISVELERGNPRLLIDFGSGTLELRVKTKKSLDDGEWHRLDIFWDTENVRMIVDFCKSADIQEMEDGTPPEFDDSTCQATGTIPPFNEYLNVNAPLQIGGLYIEHFDPTHYHWQYMPIGKGFDGCIRNLIHNSKLYDLAHPGLSRNSVAGCTPTEEICNQADTTSRCWEHGTCVGSFSEARCQCQPGWTGPSCNLPTTPTSFRPQSYVKFALSFEPDRFSTQIQLRFRTREPHGELFRVSDQHNREYGILEVKDSRLHFRFNLNSLRTEERDVWLNSVAVDDGQWHIARVSRYGSAATLEIDGGEGRRYNETFTFDGHQWLLVDKQEGVYAGGKAEYTGVRTFEVYADFQKGCLDDIRLEGKHLPLPPAMNGTQWGQATMARNLDRNCPSNSPCINVHCTEPFVCVDLWNEYECTCGEGLVLSPDGKGCVDKNECLYFPCRNGGSCVNREPGYRCHCPENFWGENCELIQEGRTLKLSMGALAAILVCLLIIMILVLVFVVYNRRREAHIKYPGPDDDVRENIINYDDEGGGEDDMTAFDITPLQIPIGGPLPDHIPSKLPYPLMGVGLGVGPMGVGVAPSVGVPLPGETNVGMFIEEHKRRADSDPNAPPFDDLRNYAYEGGGSTAGSLSSLASGTDDEVHDYDYLGAWGPRFDKLADLYGPDLDEQL, from the exons CGTCGCGTATACGATACGAGATCACGAGCGGGAACATAGGTGGTGCGTTCGCAGTAAAGAACATGACTGGCGCCATCTACGTGGCGGGCGCACTCGACTATGAAACCAGGAAACGG TACGAACTGAAGTTGGCTGCATCGGACAACCTTAAAGAGAACTACACGACCGTAGTGATTCACGTGAAGGACGTGAACGATAATCCCCCTGTGTTCGAGAGACCCACATATCGAACCCAAATCACCGAGGAAGACGACCGCAATCTTCCCAAGCGGGTGCTACAG TACGAGTTGACGCTGGTTGCCTCAGACGGACGCAACGAGAACTCTACGCGCGTCGTGGTTCACGTTCTCGACATCAACGATCTCCCGCCTCGGTTCACCCGAAGCGCGTATATCACGCAGGCGCTCGAGGAAACCGGCCCCTACCCTCATTTCCTTATacag GTTACTGCAACCGATGGAGATAAAGATAGACAGCAGAACATTGTGTATTTCTTGACCGGCCAAGGTATTGACCCTGATAATCCTTCAAACAGCAAATTTGATATTAATCGAACTACGGGAGAAATATTTGTTCTGAAA CCCTTAGACCGTGATCAACCCAATGGAAGGCCACAATGGAGATTTACAGTGTTTGCTCAAGACGAGGGAGGGGAAGGGCTGGTCGGTTACGCTGATGTTCAAGTGAACCTTAAGGATATCAACGACAACTCTCCAATTTTCCCACAAGGAGTTTATTTTGGCAATGTAACTGAAAATGGAACTGCAGGCATGGTTGTTATGACTATGACAGCTATTGACTATGATGATCCTGCTGAAAGTAATAATGCCAAACTGTGGTATtctattgaaaaaaatgttatagagGAGGAAACAGGGTCACCAATTTTTGAAATAGAACCGGAAACTGGAGTAATTAAAACTGCTGTTTGTTGCTTGGACCGTGAGAGAACACCAGATTATTCAATACAAATAGTAGCCTCAGATGGCGGAGGACTAAAAGGGACAGGAACGGCTTCCATAAGAGTAAAAGATATCAATGATATGCCGCCCCAGTTTACAAAAGATGAATGGTTTACGGAAGTTGATGAAACAGATGGCAATAATTTACCTGAAATGCCCATTCTCACTGTAACAGTTCACGATGAAGATGAAACTAATAAATTCCAGTACAAAGTTATAGAGAATAGTGGATATGGTGCCGACAAGTTTACTATGGTTAGAAATAATGATGGCACTGGCTCTTTAAAAATTGTACAACCTTTAGACTACGAGGACCAACTGCAGAGTAATGGGTTTAGGTTTAGAATACAAGTTAACGATAAAGGTGAAGACAACGATAATGACAAATATCACGTAGCTTATTCCTGGGTAGTAGTTAAACTCAGGGATATAAATGACAATAAACCACAGTTTGAAAGAGCAAATATCGAAGTATCAGTCTATGAAAATGCTGAAGTTGGTAAAAGTCTTGAAACCTTTAAAGCTACTGACCCAGATCAAGGTGGTAAAAGTAAAGTTTCGTATGCTATTGATAGATCATCAGACAGAAAACGACAATTTTCTATAAACCAAGAGGGGACAGTCAGCATTCAAAGATCATTAGATAGAGAAGATACTCCAAGACATCAAGTGAAAATTCTGGCTATTGATGATGGCGTTCCACCTAGGACAGCAACAGCTACGTTAACTGTTATAGTACAGGACATTAATGATAATGCCCCTACATTCTTAAAAGACTATAGGCCAGTTTTAACTGAACACATAACACCCAAAAAGGTTGCTGAAATATTGGCGACAGATGATGACGATAGATCAAAAAGTAATGGTCCTCCATTCCAGTTTAGGCTTGATCCAGGTGCGGATGATATAATAAGAGCTTCATTTAAAGTTGAGCAAGATCAAAAAGGTGCTAATGGTGATGGAATGGCAATCGTCTCGTCTCTTCGTTCATTTGACAGAGAACAACAAAAAGAGTATCTTATTCCTATTATTATCAAAGATCATGGTAATCCTGCTATGACTGGCACAAGCACATTAACTGTTGTAATCGGTGATGTCAATGACAATAAGATGCAGCCAGGATCAAAGgaaattcttatatataattatcaaGGACAAGCTCCGGATACTGAAATTGGTCGAGTTTATGTTTACGACCTAGACGATTGGGATTTACCTGACAAGAAGTTTTTCTGGGAAACAACAGAACATCCAAATTTCACTCTTAATGAGGAAACAGGGATGATACAAATGAAACACAAAACAAGAGAAGGCCGATACCAtctaaagtttaaagtttacgataGAAAGCATACGCAAACGGATGTACCGGCTAATGTGACGGTATATGTTAAAGAAATATCACATGAAGCTATTATAAATTCTGGGTCAATACGTATATCTGGAATATCGGATGAAGACTTTATTCGAGTTTGGAATTATAAAACTCTTAGTGTATCCAGAAGTAAGcttgatatatttaaagataaattgGCCGATTTACTAAACACCGAAAGAGaaaatatcgatatatttaGTGTTCAACTAAGGAAGAAACACCCACCCATAGCCGATATACGTTTTTCAGCACATGGTGCCCACTATTATAAACCAATCCGGTTAAACGGTATAGTTCTTATGCATCGTGAAGAAATTGAGCGGGCTGttggaataaatataacgaTGGTAGGCATTGACGAATGTCTTCATGAAAATCAAATGTGTGAAGGATCTTGCACAAATGTATTGGATATTAGTAACTTACCTTACATGGTGAATTCCAACAAAACGGCTCTTGTAGGAGTTAGAGTCGATGTTATTGCAGAGTGTACGTGCGGTGCTAGAAACTTCACTCAGGCCGAAACTTGTCGCAACTCTCCTTGTTATAATGGAGGAAGGTGCATAGAAGGTAAATATGGTCTTACTTGCTCATGCCCTCCGGGATACACAGGCCCACGGTGTCAGCAAACATCCAGAAGCTTCAAAGGTACTGGTTGGGCTTGGTATCCTTCACTTGAGATGTGTGATAGCTCCCATTTAAGTTTTGAGTTTATCACTAGGAAATCTGAAGGAGTTTTACTTTATAATGGACCGATAGTACCGCCTGAACCAGAAGAAATAGTTGTCTCCGATTTTATTTCGGTTGAATTAGAGAGGGGCAACCCACGATTACTAATAGATTTTGGCTCGGGAACGCTAGAGCTCAGGGTGAAAACTAAAAAATCGTTAGATGATGGCGAATGGCATAGATTAGATATATTTTGGGACACCGAAAATGTTAGAATGATAGTTGATTTCTGTAAATCAGCGGATATTCAAGAAATGGAAGATGGGACACCACCAGAGTTTGATGACTCAACGTGTCAAGCTACGGGTACAATACCTCCATTTAACGAATATTTGAATGTCAATGCACCTTTGCAAATTGGAGGATTATACATAGAACATTTTGATCCTACACATTATCATTGGCAGTACATGCCTATCGGGAAAGGTTTTGATGGATGTATTAGAAATCTTATTCATAACAGTAAATTATACGACTTAGCTCATCCAGGACTCTCGCGAAATTCGGTAGCTGGCTGTACCCCAACCGAGGAAATTTGTAATCAAGCAGATACCACATCTAGATGCTGGGAACATGGAACTTGTGTTGGCAGTTTTTCTGAAGCAAGATGTCAATGTCAACCAGGTTGGACTGGGCCTTCGTGTAATCTACCCACTACTCCAACTAGTTTTCGACCACAAAGCTACGTGAAATTTGCATTAAGTTTTGAGCCCGATAGATTTAGTACTCAAATCCAACTGCGGTTCAGAACTCGAGAACCTCATGGGGAATTATTTAGAGTAAGCGATCAGCACAATCGTGAATACGGAATATTGGAGGTAAAAGATTCCCGCTTACACTTCCGCTTTAATTTGAACTCCCTGCGTACAGAAGAACGTGATGTTTGGCTCAATTCAGTCGCAGTTGACGATGGTCAGTGGCACATAGCGCGTGTGAGTCGATATGGTAGCGCAGCCACACTGGAAATTGATGGTGGTGAGGGAAGAAGATATAATGAAACATTTACCTTTGATGGTCATCAATGGTTATTAGTTGATAAACAAGAAGGCGTATATGCTGGAGGAAAAGCTGAATACACGGGCGTTAGAACATTTGAAGTATATGCTGACTTTCAGAAAGGTTGTTTAGATGACATTCGAttagaaggaaaacatctgccTTTGCCACCAGCTATGAATGGTACGCAATGGGGTCAAGCAACCATGGCGAGAAATTTAGATCGAAACTGCCCATCCAACAGTCCGTGTATCAATGTTCACTGTACCGAGCCTTTCGTATGTGTTGACCTCTGGAATGAATATGAATGCAC TTGCGGTGAGGGTTTGGTATTGTCACCGGACGGCAAGGGTTGCGTAGACAAGAACGAGTGTCTCTACTTCCCCTGTCGCAACGGCGGCTCGTGTGTCAACCGGGAGCCGGGTTATCGCTGCCATTGCCCTGAAAATTTCTGGGGCGAGAACTGCGAGCTCATTCAGGAAGGGCGCACCCTCAAGCTCAGCATGGGCGCGCTCGCGGCCATCCTCGTCTGCCTCCTTATTATCATGA tTCTTGTGTTGGTATTTGTGGTGTATAACCGACGTCGAGAAGCCCATATCAAATATCCTGGTCCTGATGACGATGTCcgtgaaaatataataaactacgacGACGAAGGCGGCGGTGAAGACGACATGACGGCCTTTGACATAACACCACTTCAAATTCCGATTGGTGGACCTCTTCCTGATCATATTCCATCAAAACTACCAT ATCCGTTGATGGGTGTCGGGCTCGGTGTGGGCCCAATGGGTGTGGGTGTAGCTCCTTCCGTTGGAGTGCCCCTCCCAGGAGAGACGAACGTGGGAATGTTCATAGAAGAACACAAGCGTAGAGCAGACAGCGATCCTAATGCACCTCCGTTTGATGACCTTCGGAATTACGCATATGAGGGTGGCGGTAGCACTGCGGGCTCTTTGTCGTCACTTGCCTCAG GAACCGACGACGAAGTGCACGACTATGACTATTTGGGCGCCTGGGGCCCGCGGTTCGACAAGCTCGCCGACCTGTACGGGCCCGATCTCGACGAACAGCTGTAG